From the genome of Triticum aestivum cultivar Chinese Spring chromosome 3B, IWGSC CS RefSeq v2.1, whole genome shotgun sequence, one region includes:
- the LOC123071556 gene encoding DNA polymerase alpha catalytic subunit isoform X1 — protein MDDAPADAAASGRRTRTRGTEAVARSAALERLRAIRGGGARSAAAVQVRMEDPIYDTVAEEDYAALVARRRKDAGAFIIDDDGLGYVDDGREEDWTHRALPSSSDEGSGGEEGAPRKRKQPRPPQAKRPPQQSAAAASLSAAGAMTGKDRLSAMFTSSFFKKPGSDRTKGSSLAADSIVDDVIAEFAPDENDREERRRRVGRVSAPTPTPAPVAQIKAIQAAVHAEMEVRSDNGFEPDVVSGHGNDMEVELQPEVELKPDVEMQPKLEAAPGSSPELVDENKSSEELKLEANGEVKIEKVHRLNAKIKAEGTRNGDMLSATAGWMKICGEGENAGGEGEVSVNGNTDVDESSEFELKDGALPFYVLDAYEEPFGINSGTVYLFGKVVIGKRFHSCCVVVKNMQRCIYAIPSSSVFPRDTISRIEKNSTSSDASPSLRATLHELSSGLKIEVAEKLSDLNVSNFVMTPVKRNYAFERTDVPIGEQYVLKINYPYKDPAVPADLRGEHFHALLGTNNSALELFLIKRKIKGPSWLSISKFVACPSTQRVSWCKFEVTVDSPKDISVLMTSTTLEVPPVVVAAVNLKTIINEKHNVHEIVSASVICCHQVKIDTPMRSEDWQKRGTISHFTVMRKLEGSIFPIGLTKEASDRNQKAGSNVLALESSERALLNRLMIELSKLDCDVLVGHNISGFDLDVLLHRAQTCKVPSSMWSKIGRLRRSVMPRLTKGNTLYGSGASPGIMSCIAGRLLCDTYLCSRDLLREVSYSLTQLAETQLKKDRREVSPHDIPPMFQSSGTLLKLVEYGETDAWLSLELMFHLSVLPLTRQLTNISGNLWGKTLQGARAQRVEYLLLHSFHAKKFIIPDKFAARNKELNSAKRKLNADTEGGNAADGAADPSIDDEVHNGDQGKARKGPSYAGGLVLEPKKGLYDKYILLLDFNSLYPSIIQEFNICFTTVERSSDGNLPNLPNSKATGVLPELLQSLVERRRMVKSWLRTLLADSPGRCSGLSPTMRRLPALC, from the exons ATGGACGACGCGCCCGCTGACGCCGCCGCATCCGGCCGCCGCACGCGCACCCGGGGCACCGAGGCGGTGGCGCGCTCCGCGGCGCTCGAGCGCCTCCGCGCCatccgcggcggcggcgcccgctccgccgccgccgtccaggtGCGGATGGAGGACCCGATCTACGACACCGTCGCCGAGGAGGACTACGCCGCcctcgtcgcccgccgccgcaAGGACGCCGGCGCCTTCATCATCGACGACGACGGCCTCGGCTACGTCGACGACGGGCGAGAGGAGGACTGGACCCACCGCGCCCTCCCTTCCTCCTCCGACGAGGGATCTGGCGGCGAGGAGGGCGCCCCCCGCAAGCGGAAGCAGCCGCGCCCTCCCCAGGCGAAGCGTCCGCCCCAGCAGTCTGCTGCGGCGgcgtccctctccgccgccggtgcGATGACGGGCAAGGATCGCCTCTCCGCCATGTTCACCTCCTCCTTTTTTAAGAAGCCAGGCAGCGACCGCACCAAGGGCTCGTCGCTGGCCGCGGACAGCATCGTGGACGACGTCATCGCCGAGTTCGCCCCCGACGAGAACGACCGCGAGGAGCGCCGTCGTCGCGTTGGCAGAGTCTCTGCCCCGACACCAACGCCTGCTCCAGTTGCCCAAATTAAGGCAATTCAAGCAGCCGTACACGCTGAAATGGAGGTTAGATCGGATAATGGGTTCGAGCCTGATGTGGTTTCAGGCCATGGAAACGATATGGAGGTGGAATTACAGCCAGAGGTGGAATTGAAGCCTGATGTGGAAATGCAACCCAAATTAGAAGCAGCTCCAGGTTCTAGTCCTGAATTGGTTGATGAGAATAAGAGCTCGGAGGAACTGAAGCTGGAAGCTAATGGGGAGGTGAAGATAGAGAAGGTGCACCGTTTAAACGCTAAGATTAAGGCAGAGGGCACCAGGAATGGTGATATGTTGAGTGCAACAGCAGGTTGGATGAAGATATGTGGGGAGGGGGAGAATGcaggaggcgagggagaggtgtcTGTTAATGGTAACACCGATGTAGATGAAAGCTCGGAGTTTGAGCTGAAGGATGGAGCACTGCCGTTCTATGTGCTGGATGCATATGAGGAGCCCTTCGGTATTAATTCAGGCACAGTTTATTTGTTTGGAAAG GTTGTAATAGGCAAGCGGTTCCATAGTTGTTGTGTTGTTGTAAAAAATATGCAAAGGTGCATATATGCAATCCCAAGCAGTTCAGTATTCCCAAGGGACACAATATCAAGGATAGAGAAGAACTCCACAAGTTCTGATGCTTCGCCATCACTTCGAGCAACTTTACAT GAGTTGTCATCTGGACTAAAGATTGAAGTAGCTGAGAAGTTGTCTGACCTCAATGTTTCAAATTTTGTGATGACTCCAGTCAAG AGGAACTATGCATTTGAGAGGACCGATGTACCAATCGGTGAGCAGTATGTCCTGAAAATCAATTACCCATATAAG GATCCTGCGGTACCAGCCGACCTCAGAGGTGAACATTTCCATGCGTTACTTGGGACAAACAATAG TGCACTTGAACTGTTTCTCATCAAAAGAAAGATCAAGGGTCCTTCATGGCTATCGATTTCTAAATTTGTGGCATGTCCATCTACTCAGCGG GTCAGCTGGTGTAAATTTGAAGTTACAGTCGACTCCCCAAAAGACATTTCTGTTTTGATGACAAGTACCACACTGGAAGTCCCCCCAGTTGTAGTTGCGGCTGTTAATCTTAAAACTATCATAAATGAGAAACACAACGTGCATGAGATTGTGTCAGCATCAGTCATATGCTGTCACCAAGTAAAA ATTGATACTCCAATGCGTTCTGAAGATTGGCAGAAACGGGGAACGATCAGCCATTTTACTGTTATGCGCAAGCTTGAAGGCAGCATATTTCCTATAGGCCTCACCAAAGAAGCTTCTGATAGGAACCAGAAGGCTGGTAGCAATGTGCTGGCACTAGAGAGCAG TGAACGTGCTTTGTTAAATCGCTTGATGATTGAGCTTAGTAAACTTGATTGTGATGTACTTGTGGGGCACAACATTTCGGGATTCGACCTGGATGTCCTTCTGCACCGTGCTCAg ACCTGCAAAGTACCAAGCAGCATGTGGTCCAAAATTGGTCGCCTTAGAAGATCAGTAATGCCCAGGCTTACCAAAGGAAACACACTATATGGTTCTGGGGCAAGTCCAGGAATTATGTCCTGTATTGCTGGCCGTCTCCTCTGTGATACCTACTTATGCTCTCGTGATCTTCTGCGGGAG GTGAGTTATTCTCTGACACAACTTGCAGAGACTCAATTGAAAAAAGACAGAAGAGAGGTTTCGCCACATGATATACCTCCAATGTTCCAATCATCGGGAACACTTCTAAAGCTG GTTGAGTACGGTGAGACTGATGCATGGCTTTCTTTGGAGCTCATGTTCCACTTGAGTGTTCTCCCGCTCACACGCCAACTGACAAATATTAGTGGTAATCTGTGGGGAAAAACTCTCCAG GGTGCTAGAGCTCAGAGGGTAGAATATCTACTGTTGCATTCATTCCATGCAAAAAAATTCATTATACCAGATAAGTTTGCTGCACGCAATAAGGAGCTGAACTCTGCAAAACGAAAGCTTAATGCTGATACCGAAGGTGGAAATGCTGCTGATGGTGCTGCTGATCCTTCCATTGATGATGAGGTGCATAATGGTGATCAAGGTAAAGCAAGAAAAGGCCCTTCATATGCTGGTGGTTTGGTTTTGGAGCCTAAAAAAGGTCTATACGACAAGTATATTCTACTTCTGGACTTCAACAGTCTTTATCCTTCAATAATTCAG GAATTCAATATCTGCTTCACCACTGTTGAGCGTTCTTCTGATGGCAATCTCCCTAACCTGCCAAATTCAAAGGCTACTGGTGTTTTACCTGAG
- the LOC123071556 gene encoding DNA polymerase alpha catalytic subunit isoform X2 → MDDAPADAAASGRRTRTRGTEAVARSAALERLRAIRGGGARSAAAVQVRMEDPIYDTVAEEDYAALVARRRKDAGAFIIDDDGLGYVDDGREEDWTHRALPSSSDEGSGGEEGAPRKRKQPRPPQAKRPPQQSAAAASLSAAGAMTGKDRLSAMFTSSFFKKPGSDRTKGSSLAADSIVDDVIAEFAPDENDREERRRRVGRVSAPTPTPAPVAQIKAIQAAVHAEMEVRSDNGFEPDVVSGHGNDMEVELQPEVELKPDVEMQPKLEAAPGSSPELVDENKSSEELKLEANGEVKIEKVHRLNAKIKAEGTRNGDMLSATAGWMKICGEGENAGGEGEVSVNGNTDVDESSEFELKDGALPFYVLDAYEEPFGINSGTVYLFGKVVIGKRFHSCCVVVKNMQRCIYAIPSSSVFPRDTISRIEKNSTSSDASPSLRATLHELSSGLKIEVAEKLSDLNVSNFVMTPVKRNYAFERTDVPIGEQYVLKINYPYKDPAVPADLRGEHFHALLGTNNSALELFLIKRKIKGPSWLSISKFVACPSTQRVSWCKFEVTVDSPKDISVLMTSTTLEVPPVVVAAVNLKTIINEKHNVHEIVSASVICCHQVKIDTPMRSEDWQKRGTISHFTVMRKLEGSIFPIGLTKEASDRNQKAGSNVLALESSERALLNRLMIELSKLDCDVLVGHNISGFDLDVLLHRAQTCKVPSSMWSKIGRLRRSVMPRLTKGNTLYGSGASPGIMSCIAGRLLCDTYLCSRDLLREVSYSLTQLAETQLKKDRREVSPHDIPPMFQSSGTLLKLVEYGETDAWLSLELMFHLSVLPLTRQLTNISGNLWGKTLQGARAQRVEYLLLHSFHAKKFIIPDKFAARNKELNSAKRKLNADTEGGNAADGAADPSIDDEVHNGDQGKARKGPSYAGGLVLEPKKGLYDKYILLLDFNSLYPSIIQEFNICFTTVERSSDGNLPNLPNSKATGVLPESLVERRRMVKSWLRTLLADSPGRCSGLSPTMRRLPALC, encoded by the exons ATGGACGACGCGCCCGCTGACGCCGCCGCATCCGGCCGCCGCACGCGCACCCGGGGCACCGAGGCGGTGGCGCGCTCCGCGGCGCTCGAGCGCCTCCGCGCCatccgcggcggcggcgcccgctccgccgccgccgtccaggtGCGGATGGAGGACCCGATCTACGACACCGTCGCCGAGGAGGACTACGCCGCcctcgtcgcccgccgccgcaAGGACGCCGGCGCCTTCATCATCGACGACGACGGCCTCGGCTACGTCGACGACGGGCGAGAGGAGGACTGGACCCACCGCGCCCTCCCTTCCTCCTCCGACGAGGGATCTGGCGGCGAGGAGGGCGCCCCCCGCAAGCGGAAGCAGCCGCGCCCTCCCCAGGCGAAGCGTCCGCCCCAGCAGTCTGCTGCGGCGgcgtccctctccgccgccggtgcGATGACGGGCAAGGATCGCCTCTCCGCCATGTTCACCTCCTCCTTTTTTAAGAAGCCAGGCAGCGACCGCACCAAGGGCTCGTCGCTGGCCGCGGACAGCATCGTGGACGACGTCATCGCCGAGTTCGCCCCCGACGAGAACGACCGCGAGGAGCGCCGTCGTCGCGTTGGCAGAGTCTCTGCCCCGACACCAACGCCTGCTCCAGTTGCCCAAATTAAGGCAATTCAAGCAGCCGTACACGCTGAAATGGAGGTTAGATCGGATAATGGGTTCGAGCCTGATGTGGTTTCAGGCCATGGAAACGATATGGAGGTGGAATTACAGCCAGAGGTGGAATTGAAGCCTGATGTGGAAATGCAACCCAAATTAGAAGCAGCTCCAGGTTCTAGTCCTGAATTGGTTGATGAGAATAAGAGCTCGGAGGAACTGAAGCTGGAAGCTAATGGGGAGGTGAAGATAGAGAAGGTGCACCGTTTAAACGCTAAGATTAAGGCAGAGGGCACCAGGAATGGTGATATGTTGAGTGCAACAGCAGGTTGGATGAAGATATGTGGGGAGGGGGAGAATGcaggaggcgagggagaggtgtcTGTTAATGGTAACACCGATGTAGATGAAAGCTCGGAGTTTGAGCTGAAGGATGGAGCACTGCCGTTCTATGTGCTGGATGCATATGAGGAGCCCTTCGGTATTAATTCAGGCACAGTTTATTTGTTTGGAAAG GTTGTAATAGGCAAGCGGTTCCATAGTTGTTGTGTTGTTGTAAAAAATATGCAAAGGTGCATATATGCAATCCCAAGCAGTTCAGTATTCCCAAGGGACACAATATCAAGGATAGAGAAGAACTCCACAAGTTCTGATGCTTCGCCATCACTTCGAGCAACTTTACAT GAGTTGTCATCTGGACTAAAGATTGAAGTAGCTGAGAAGTTGTCTGACCTCAATGTTTCAAATTTTGTGATGACTCCAGTCAAG AGGAACTATGCATTTGAGAGGACCGATGTACCAATCGGTGAGCAGTATGTCCTGAAAATCAATTACCCATATAAG GATCCTGCGGTACCAGCCGACCTCAGAGGTGAACATTTCCATGCGTTACTTGGGACAAACAATAG TGCACTTGAACTGTTTCTCATCAAAAGAAAGATCAAGGGTCCTTCATGGCTATCGATTTCTAAATTTGTGGCATGTCCATCTACTCAGCGG GTCAGCTGGTGTAAATTTGAAGTTACAGTCGACTCCCCAAAAGACATTTCTGTTTTGATGACAAGTACCACACTGGAAGTCCCCCCAGTTGTAGTTGCGGCTGTTAATCTTAAAACTATCATAAATGAGAAACACAACGTGCATGAGATTGTGTCAGCATCAGTCATATGCTGTCACCAAGTAAAA ATTGATACTCCAATGCGTTCTGAAGATTGGCAGAAACGGGGAACGATCAGCCATTTTACTGTTATGCGCAAGCTTGAAGGCAGCATATTTCCTATAGGCCTCACCAAAGAAGCTTCTGATAGGAACCAGAAGGCTGGTAGCAATGTGCTGGCACTAGAGAGCAG TGAACGTGCTTTGTTAAATCGCTTGATGATTGAGCTTAGTAAACTTGATTGTGATGTACTTGTGGGGCACAACATTTCGGGATTCGACCTGGATGTCCTTCTGCACCGTGCTCAg ACCTGCAAAGTACCAAGCAGCATGTGGTCCAAAATTGGTCGCCTTAGAAGATCAGTAATGCCCAGGCTTACCAAAGGAAACACACTATATGGTTCTGGGGCAAGTCCAGGAATTATGTCCTGTATTGCTGGCCGTCTCCTCTGTGATACCTACTTATGCTCTCGTGATCTTCTGCGGGAG GTGAGTTATTCTCTGACACAACTTGCAGAGACTCAATTGAAAAAAGACAGAAGAGAGGTTTCGCCACATGATATACCTCCAATGTTCCAATCATCGGGAACACTTCTAAAGCTG GTTGAGTACGGTGAGACTGATGCATGGCTTTCTTTGGAGCTCATGTTCCACTTGAGTGTTCTCCCGCTCACACGCCAACTGACAAATATTAGTGGTAATCTGTGGGGAAAAACTCTCCAG GGTGCTAGAGCTCAGAGGGTAGAATATCTACTGTTGCATTCATTCCATGCAAAAAAATTCATTATACCAGATAAGTTTGCTGCACGCAATAAGGAGCTGAACTCTGCAAAACGAAAGCTTAATGCTGATACCGAAGGTGGAAATGCTGCTGATGGTGCTGCTGATCCTTCCATTGATGATGAGGTGCATAATGGTGATCAAGGTAAAGCAAGAAAAGGCCCTTCATATGCTGGTGGTTTGGTTTTGGAGCCTAAAAAAGGTCTATACGACAAGTATATTCTACTTCTGGACTTCAACAGTCTTTATCCTTCAATAATTCAG GAATTCAATATCTGCTTCACCACTGTTGAGCGTTCTTCTGATGGCAATCTCCCTAACCTGCCAAATTCAAAGGCTACTGGTGTTTTACCTGAG